Proteins from a genomic interval of Nostoc sp. TCL240-02:
- a CDS encoding IS630 family transposase, which produces MRGIPVEELIFLDESGVNLSFIRKCARALPGASGYAQKPNRKGKNVSVIGAISLKGLLTQWSGLGSIDALTFDAFIAQKLVPKLWPGAVVIMDNCSIHKSDELEALLIAAGAHLIYLPPYSPDFSPIENCWSKIKNILRRIGARTYPDLLQALDTAFAEVTIENLLGWFTHCCYCTSQD; this is translated from the coding sequence TTGAGGGGGATACCCGTCGAAGAGCTGATTTTCTTAGATGAATCGGGAGTTAATCTGTCCTTCATCCGCAAATGTGCCCGCGCCTTGCCTGGCGCTTCAGGCTATGCTCAAAAGCCCAACCGCAAAGGGAAAAATGTCTCGGTAATTGGTGCAATTAGCTTGAAAGGACTGCTCACCCAATGGAGTGGCTTAGGTTCTATCGATGCTTTGACTTTTGATGCCTTCATCGCCCAAAAGCTCGTACCCAAACTTTGGCCTGGTGCAGTGGTGATCATGGATAACTGCTCAATCCATAAAAGTGATGAACTTGAAGCTTTGCTCATCGCTGCTGGCGCTCATCTCATTTATCTCCCCCCCTATTCTCCCGATTTTTCACCGATTGAGAATTGTTGGTCCAAGATTAAGAACATTCTCCGTCGCATCGGTGCAAGGACATACCCTGATTTACTCCAGGCATTAGATACGGCATTCGCAGAAGTGACAATAGAGAATTTGCTGGGTTGGTTTACTCACTGCTGCTACTGTACCTCACAAGACTGA
- a CDS encoding transposase, with the protein MKAYSLDLRQKIVDAYACGDISQRKLAKNFGVTLSFVQNLLKRHRELGMIGPKVRTEQTATKLNAEQLEILRQLVIAQPDATLSELRERLYEKTEVLIGVATVNRMVRWKLHLNLKKKVSTSQKKVVMKSN; encoded by the coding sequence ATGAAAGCCTACTCTCTCGACTTGCGTCAAAAAATAGTTGATGCTTATGCCTGCGGTGACATTTCCCAACGAAAACTGGCTAAAAACTTTGGTGTCACCTTAAGTTTTGTGCAAAATTTACTCAAACGCCATCGAGAATTGGGGATGATAGGCCCCAAGGTGCGGACTGAGCAGACAGCAACAAAGTTGAATGCTGAACAGTTAGAAATCCTGCGCCAACTCGTCATAGCACAGCCCGATGCGACGTTAAGCGAATTGCGGGAACGACTTTACGAGAAAACAGAGGTCTTAATTGGGGTAGCTACGGTGAATCGGATGGTTCGCTGGAAACTTCACCTCAACCTCAAAAAAAAAGTCTCCACCTCACAAAAAAAGGTAGTGATGAAGTCCAACTAG
- a CDS encoding AAA family ATPase, producing MFSSQVSIPGYQVSKELYNGSRTLVYQGYRETDQKPVVIKLLKNLYPTFSELVQFRNQYTITKNLNYPKIIQTYTLEVYQNVYILVMEDFGGISLKDYFANNHNVSSLNEFLQIAISLCDALDILSRHRIIHKDIKLANILINPETKQIKLIDFSIASLLPRETQTLISPNVLEGTLAYISPEQTGRMNRGIDYRADFYSLGITFYELLTGKLPFQSNDVMELVHCHIAKQPPLLGNSEEIPQVLCDIITKLMAKNAEDRYQSALGLKFDLEICLHQLNEIGRIESFSIAQRDVCDRFIIPDKLYGRETEVKTLLQAFERVSQGATEMMLVAGFSGIGKTAVVNEVHKPIVRQQGYFIKGKYDQFNRNIPFSAFVQAFRNLMAQLLTESDLQIQQWKTKILEAVGENGQVIIEVIPELSRIIGQQPPTTELSGTAAQNRFNLLFQKFTKIFTSDAHPLVMFLDDLQWADSASLMLMQLLMADTKHFLLIGAYRDNEVNPAHQLMLTLNDIQKTAATINTITLAALSQGQVNQLVADTLQCSENLAWTLSRLVAQKTQGNPFFATQFLKALHQDGVIEFNLELGCWQCDITQINQRSLTNDIVEFMALQLQKLPASTQGILKLAACIGNQFDLETLAIVSKQSKIETAVCLWNALQESLVLPQSEVYKFFVGLENQAVTPENSEIIGYKFLHDRIQQAAYSLIPSDQKQKTHLMIGQLLLQGLSEQEQQERIFDLVNQLNLGQGAIAEDDSLSNIATHEQKKQLARLNLQAGQKAKLSAAYQASQSYCTTGIDLLPATAWQTDYELMYSLHREGSEAAYLCGNFDLAEVLYGEALSHAQTPLDKAVIYRVQMTQYQLQGRNVEAIAMQRQSLQLLDWEMPTEQELIQASLDKEIAIVNRFLEQQTVESILNLPKMVDASIAEMLRILQILFYAAWLNGQSTLGLLVLAKMTTLSVQYGNSDMSPFSYAGYALIANAILKDLGTAYQFGEMAVQLCEQFDNADVRGMTNFLFAADIHSWSHPIREADTYYDNAYKYGMEAGNWLTVGFMIMQSGSDRLTYGKNLDELYAIAQAHADFLRRIKSLENLDALIVGVIQPIRNLLGLTKNLFSFDDDSFSEAEYLQKYSNTPYHLAWLYSVKIRHAYLFDHKATYPDLIPQLSIIENTISSHAKVPSSVFYVALMHLSLAEIASDEQERQFHWQALIPLEERLNSWAKACPENILHKCLLILAEKARLKGQKAEALDFYEQAIAQAQCQGYGYEEALANELAAKFFLNWGKEKAASDYIHEAYYSGYQSTSVQ from the coding sequence ATGTTTAGTAGCCAAGTCAGTATCCCCGGTTATCAAGTTAGCAAAGAACTTTATAACGGCTCTAGAACCCTAGTTTATCAGGGATATCGGGAAACTGACCAAAAACCAGTGGTGATTAAACTGCTAAAAAATCTTTATCCTACATTTAGCGAACTCGTACAATTTCGTAATCAGTACACCATTACCAAAAATCTCAACTATCCCAAAATCATCCAAACCTATACTCTGGAAGTATACCAGAATGTTTATATATTGGTGATGGAAGACTTTGGGGGAATTTCTCTTAAGGATTATTTCGCCAACAATCATAATGTTTCATCCCTAAATGAATTTTTACAAATCGCAATATCTTTATGTGATGCCTTAGATATACTTTCCCGTCATCGAATTATTCATAAAGATATAAAACTCGCCAATATATTAATTAATCCTGAAACTAAGCAAATAAAGCTAATTGACTTTAGTATTGCCTCTTTATTACCACGAGAAACCCAAACGCTCATCAGCCCTAATGTATTAGAAGGTACGCTGGCTTATATTTCCCCAGAACAAACAGGAAGGATGAATCGGGGAATTGACTACCGGGCTGACTTTTATTCTTTAGGTATTACTTTTTATGAATTACTTACAGGAAAGTTACCCTTTCAATCAAACGATGTGATGGAGTTAGTGCATTGTCATATTGCGAAACAACCTCCACTTTTAGGAAATAGCGAAGAAATTCCCCAAGTTCTTTGTGACATCATAACCAAATTAATGGCAAAAAATGCCGAAGATCGTTATCAAAGCGCATTAGGGCTGAAATTCGATTTAGAAATTTGTTTACATCAGTTAAACGAAATTGGCAGAATTGAGAGTTTTTCAATTGCTCAAAGAGATGTGTGCGATCGCTTCATTATCCCCGACAAACTCTATGGAAGAGAAACAGAAGTAAAAACCCTGCTTCAAGCATTTGAAAGAGTTAGCCAAGGTGCTACAGAAATGATGCTGGTAGCGGGGTTTTCTGGGATTGGTAAAACTGCGGTTGTTAACGAAGTTCATAAACCGATTGTTCGTCAACAAGGTTATTTTATTAAAGGTAAATATGACCAATTTAATCGTAATATTCCCTTCAGTGCTTTTGTGCAAGCTTTCCGAAATTTAATGGCACAATTGTTAACAGAAAGCGATCTTCAAATTCAGCAATGGAAAACTAAGATTTTAGAAGCGGTTGGTGAGAACGGACAGGTAATTATTGAAGTTATCCCCGAATTATCAAGAATTATTGGTCAACAACCACCTACTACAGAATTATCAGGAACTGCGGCCCAAAATCGATTTAATTTATTATTCCAGAAATTCACCAAAATCTTTACGAGTGATGCACATCCATTAGTGATGTTTTTAGATGATTTGCAATGGGCTGATTCGGCATCACTGATGTTAATGCAGTTATTAATGGCTGATACAAAGCATTTTTTATTAATTGGTGCCTATCGTGATAACGAAGTCAACCCAGCACACCAGTTAATGTTGACTTTGAATGATATCCAAAAAACAGCAGCCACGATTAATACGATTACTTTAGCAGCACTGAGTCAAGGGCAGGTAAATCAATTAGTTGCTGACACACTTCAATGCTCAGAAAATTTGGCATGGACTCTTTCTCGCTTAGTAGCTCAGAAAACTCAAGGTAATCCATTTTTTGCTACACAGTTCCTTAAAGCATTACATCAAGATGGAGTAATTGAATTTAACTTAGAGTTGGGATGTTGGCAATGTGATATCACGCAAATAAATCAGCGATCGCTCACAAATGATATCGTTGAATTTATGGCATTGCAATTACAAAAGTTGCCAGCATCAACTCAAGGTATTTTAAAATTAGCTGCCTGTATTGGTAATCAGTTTGATTTAGAAACATTAGCGATTGTTTCTAAACAATCAAAAATAGAAACGGCTGTTTGTTTGTGGAATGCTTTACAGGAAAGTTTGGTTTTACCTCAAAGTGAGGTTTATAAGTTTTTTGTGGGCTTGGAAAATCAAGCTGTTACTCCAGAAAATTCCGAAATTATTGGATATAAATTTCTACACGATCGCATCCAACAAGCAGCTTATTCTTTAATTCCGTCAGATCAAAAACAAAAAACACATTTGATGATTGGTCAATTGTTATTGCAAGGGTTATCCGAGCAGGAGCAACAAGAACGGATTTTTGACCTAGTAAACCAACTGAATTTGGGACAAGGTGCGATCGCTGAAGATGATTCCCTTTCGAACATTGCCACCCATGAACAGAAAAAACAACTGGCTCGCTTAAATCTGCAAGCAGGACAAAAGGCAAAACTGTCGGCTGCTTATCAAGCATCTCAGAGCTATTGTACTACTGGGATTGATTTATTACCTGCAACTGCTTGGCAGACTGACTATGAACTAATGTACAGTTTGCACCGAGAGGGTTCAGAAGCAGCTTATCTGTGTGGTAATTTTGACCTAGCCGAAGTCCTTTATGGGGAAGCACTAAGCCATGCTCAAACACCCCTAGACAAAGCAGTGATTTATCGCGTGCAAATGACTCAATATCAGCTTCAAGGACGCAATGTGGAAGCGATCGCCATGCAACGCCAAAGTTTACAACTACTTGACTGGGAAATGCCTACAGAACAAGAGTTGATTCAAGCAAGCCTGGACAAAGAAATTGCCATAGTTAACAGATTTTTAGAGCAGCAGACTGTTGAATCCATTCTCAATCTTCCCAAAATGGTAGATGCCAGTATTGCAGAAATGTTGCGAATTTTACAAATTCTCTTCTATGCTGCATGGCTTAATGGTCAATCGACTTTAGGATTGCTGGTACTCGCCAAGATGACTACTTTATCTGTGCAGTATGGTAACAGCGATATGTCTCCCTTTAGCTATGCCGGCTATGCCTTAATTGCCAATGCTATCCTCAAAGACTTGGGAACAGCTTATCAGTTTGGAGAAATGGCAGTGCAGCTTTGCGAACAGTTTGATAATGCAGATGTCCGGGGAATGACTAATTTTCTCTTTGCTGCGGATATCCATAGCTGGAGTCATCCAATTAGAGAAGCTGATACATACTATGACAATGCCTACAAGTATGGTATGGAAGCAGGGAACTGGCTGACCGTTGGCTTTATGATCATGCAAAGTGGTTCCGATCGCCTCACTTATGGTAAAAATCTAGATGAACTATATGCGATCGCCCAAGCTCATGCAGATTTTCTCCGTCGCATCAAAAGTCTAGAGAACCTAGATGCTTTAATCGTCGGAGTTATTCAACCAATTCGCAATCTTCTTGGTTTAACAAAAAACCTCTTCAGCTTTGATGACGATAGTTTCAGTGAAGCTGAATATTTACAAAAATATAGCAATACTCCTTATCATCTGGCTTGGTTATATTCTGTCAAAATCCGTCATGCTTATTTATTTGACCATAAAGCCACATACCCAGATTTAATTCCCCAACTGAGCATAATTGAAAACACCATTTCCAGTCATGCCAAAGTCCCTTCTAGCGTGTTTTATGTAGCATTAATGCATCTGTCTCTAGCTGAAATTGCTAGCGACGAGCAAGAGCGTCAGTTCCATTGGCAAGCGTTAATTCCCCTAGAGGAACGCTTAAACAGTTGGGCAAAAGCCTGTCCCGAAAATATTCTCCACAAGTGTCTGCTAATACTTGCAGAAAAAGCACGCTTAAAGGGACAAAAAGCAGAAGCACTGGATTTTTACGAACAAGCCATTGCTCAAGCTCAATGTCAAGGTTATGGCTATGAAGAAGCCCTCGCCAACGAACTTGCAGCGAAATTTTTCCTCAATTGGGGCAAAGAAAAAGCCGCTTCAGATTATATACATGAAGCCTACTATAGCGGTTATCAGTCTACTTCAGTACAGTAG